A genome region from Thermoanaerobacterium xylanolyticum LX-11 includes the following:
- the prfB gene encoding peptide chain release factor 2 (programmed frameshift), whose amino-acid sequence MLADYKTEVLNMIDTIKEMGASLDIEGLKREVAEIDKKMSEPDFWNDLEKFQELSKKQKDLKEIISEYEALEKQWEDLHTLIELGLEEGDESLSQEVHEEYKALSKKINDMKIKTLLSGPYDKNNAILSIHAGAGGTEAQDWTEMLLRMYMRWASSKNYDVETVDYLPGDDAGVKSVTIMVKGPFAYGYLKSEAGVHRLVRISPFDAAGRRHTSFALVEVLPEIDDDIKVDIRPEDLKIDTYRSSGAGGQHVNKTESAIRITHIPTGIIVQCQTERSQMQNRETAMKMLKAKLMDMMIKEQKEKIEDLKGEHKEAGWGNQIRSYVFQPYTLVKDHRTNFEVGNVNAVMDGEIDDFINAYLKQKVS is encoded by the exons GTGTTAGCAGATTACAAGACAGAAGTTTTGAACATGATAGATACCATAAAAGAAATGGGGGCTTCTCTT GACATCGAAGGATTGAAAAGAGAGGTAGCAGAGATTGACAAAAAGATGTCGGAACCTGATTTTTGGAATGATTTAGAGAAATTTCAAGAGCTTTCTAAAAAGCAGAAAGATTTAAAAGAGATTATTTCAGAATACGAGGCATTAGAAAAGCAGTGGGAGGATCTTCATACTCTTATCGAATTGGGATTGGAGGAAGGGGATGAATCCCTTTCACAAGAAGTCCACGAGGAGTACAAAGCTCTTTCCAAAAAGATAAACGACATGAAGATAAAGACACTGTTAAGTGGGCCTTACGATAAAAACAATGCTATCCTTTCTATACACGCAGGTGCAGGCGGTACAGAAGCGCAAGATTGGACCGAGATGCTTTTGCGGATGTATATGAGGTGGGCATCATCTAAAAATTACGATGTAGAGACGGTAGACTATTTGCCTGGTGATGATGCCGGTGTAAAAAGCGTGACGATTATGGTAAAAGGTCCTTTCGCGTATGGATATCTTAAAAGCGAAGCAGGTGTTCATAGGTTAGTCAGGATTTCCCCGTTTGACGCGGCTGGAAGAAGACACACTTCATTTGCGCTTGTTGAAGTTTTGCCGGAGATAGATGATGACATTAAGGTGGATATAAGGCCTGAGGATTTGAAGATAGATACCTACAGGTCATCTGGTGCAGGCGGTCAGCACGTCAATAAGACAGAATCGGCCATTAGGATAACTCATATACCTACGGGTATTATCGTGCAATGCCAGACAGAAAGGTCACAAATGCAAAACAGAGAGACTGCAATGAAGATGCTTAAGGCAAAACTGATGGATATGATGATAAAAGAGCAGAAGGAAAAGATAGAGGACTTAAAAGGAGAGCACAAGGAAGCAGGTTGGGGAAATCAGATAAGGTCGTACGTATTTCAGCCTTATACGCTGGTAAAAGACCATAGGACAAATTTTGAGGTTGGCAATGTAAATGCTGTTATGGATGGGGAGATAGACGACTTTATCAACGCATATTTAAAGCAGAAGGTGTCATAA
- a CDS encoding Tex family protein, which translates to MDKIALALKQEFGLKDFQVLNTIKLIDDGNTIPFIARYRKEATGSLSDEVLRNFYDRLLYLRNLEEKKADTIRLIDEQGKLTDEIKEKIENSKTLQEIDDIYRPYRPKRRTRATVAKEKGLEDLSKLISEGNIKEGNPDDYASKFLNDNVATLEEAYQGAMDIVAEDISDDADTRKYIRDTIWEDGSIVTEKLKDEKSPYEMYYSYRESIRKIPPHRILAINRAEREGYISVKIDVDDEKIVNRLITENVNNQSTFKEYHVSAIVDSYKRLIRPSIEREIRNKLTEFAEDKAIKVFKMNLKSLLLEPPVKGYVVMGFDPAYRTGCKIAVVDETGKLLDTATVYPTPPQNDVDGAKVVLKDLIEKYNVGLISLGNGTASRESELFIADLIKEMGRDLKYVIVNEAGASVYSASEIGTEEFPDVNVSLRGAISMARRLQDPLAELVKIDPKSIGVGQYQHDVNQKMLGEALNGVVEDCVNSVGVDLNTASVSLLKYVAGINGTIAKNIVEYRNTVGKFRNRNELKKVKRLGEGTFTQCAGFLRILNGDDIFDSTGVHPERYEVLEKLLLKFGYVKDKLDAKSLRDFAYKLEEYGLLKLSQEYDIGLPTLNDIVNELKKPGRDPREDLPKPILRSDVMTIEELKVGMELMGTVRNVVDFGCFVDIGVHTDGLVHISEMSQKYINHPLDVVSVGDVVKVRVIDVDVERNRISLSMK; encoded by the coding sequence ATGGATAAGATTGCATTAGCACTTAAGCAGGAATTTGGATTGAAAGATTTTCAGGTACTGAATACCATCAAACTCATTGACGATGGGAATACTATACCATTTATCGCAAGGTACAGGAAAGAAGCGACAGGAAGCCTGTCAGATGAAGTTTTGAGAAATTTTTACGACAGGCTTTTGTACCTAAGGAATTTAGAGGAGAAAAAAGCCGATACGATTCGCTTGATTGATGAACAGGGGAAGCTTACGGATGAAATAAAAGAGAAGATAGAAAACAGCAAGACACTGCAGGAAATAGATGATATTTACAGGCCTTATAGACCGAAAAGAAGGACAAGGGCAACTGTAGCGAAGGAAAAAGGGCTTGAAGATCTGTCTAAGTTGATATCTGAAGGCAATATCAAAGAAGGAAATCCAGATGATTATGCCTCGAAGTTTTTAAATGACAATGTGGCAACTTTGGAAGAAGCTTATCAAGGCGCTATGGACATAGTGGCAGAGGACATATCTGATGATGCAGATACGAGAAAGTACATAAGAGATACCATTTGGGAAGATGGCAGTATTGTTACAGAAAAGCTTAAAGATGAAAAATCTCCTTATGAGATGTACTACAGCTACAGAGAGTCAATTAGAAAGATACCTCCTCACAGGATTTTAGCTATTAACAGAGCTGAGAGAGAAGGGTATATTTCTGTCAAGATAGACGTAGACGATGAAAAGATAGTGAATAGATTAATTACAGAAAATGTAAATAATCAATCGACTTTTAAAGAGTATCATGTAAGTGCAATAGTTGATTCATACAAAAGGCTTATTAGGCCATCTATAGAGAGGGAAATAAGAAATAAACTTACTGAATTTGCGGAAGATAAAGCTATAAAAGTGTTTAAGATGAACTTAAAAAGCCTACTTTTAGAGCCGCCTGTTAAAGGATATGTTGTGATGGGTTTTGACCCAGCATACAGGACAGGGTGCAAGATTGCCGTTGTAGACGAAACAGGAAAACTTTTAGATACTGCCACTGTCTACCCTACGCCACCTCAAAATGATGTAGATGGAGCAAAAGTGGTTTTGAAAGACTTGATAGAGAAGTACAATGTTGGTCTTATTTCATTGGGAAATGGAACTGCATCAAGAGAGAGTGAACTTTTTATAGCAGATCTAATCAAAGAGATGGGCAGAGATTTGAAGTACGTCATAGTAAATGAAGCTGGTGCATCGGTGTACTCGGCGTCAGAGATAGGGACAGAGGAATTTCCTGACGTAAATGTAAGCTTAAGAGGTGCTATATCGATGGCGCGAAGGCTTCAGGATCCTTTAGCTGAGCTTGTAAAGATCGATCCTAAGTCTATTGGAGTAGGGCAGTACCAACACGATGTAAACCAGAAGATGCTGGGTGAAGCTTTAAATGGTGTTGTTGAAGATTGTGTAAATAGCGTAGGAGTTGACTTAAACACTGCATCTGTATCGCTTTTAAAGTACGTAGCAGGTATAAATGGGACCATAGCGAAAAACATAGTTGAGTATCGAAATACGGTTGGCAAGTTTAGAAACAGAAATGAGCTGAAAAAAGTTAAAAGGTTAGGTGAAGGGACTTTTACGCAATGTGCAGGCTTTTTAAGGATATTGAATGGTGACGACATATTCGACTCTACAGGTGTACATCCAGAGCGTTATGAGGTATTGGAAAAACTTCTTTTGAAGTTTGGATATGTTAAGGATAAGTTAGACGCGAAAAGCTTGAGGGATTTTGCTTACAAACTTGAGGAGTATGGACTTTTGAAGTTATCACAAGAATACGACATAGGACTTCCTACACTTAATGACATTGTAAATGAACTAAAAAAGCCTGGCAGAGATCCTCGAGAAGACCTTCCGAAGCCAATTCTAAGGTCGGATGTAATGACCATCGAGGAGCTTAAAGTAGGGATGGAATTGATGGGAACTGTAAGAAATGTCGTTGACTTTGGGTGCTTTGTAGATATAGGTGTTCATACAGATGGGCTCGTTCACATATCCGAGATGTCTCAAAAGTACATAAATCATCCTTTGGATGTGGTGTCTGTAGGTGATGTAGTGAAGGTAAGAGTAATTGATGTTGACGTAGAAAGAAATAGAATATCACTTTCAATGAAATAA
- the prpE gene encoding bis(5'-nucleosyl)-tetraphosphatase PrpE — translation MTAYDVIGDVHGCYKELTELIDLLGYTLKDGVCFHKDDRKLVFLGDITDRGPNSVDVIELVYRNVKAKKALYTPGNHCNKLYRYLLGHNVKIIHGLETTVAELNGLSEKQKRIVASHFKELYETAPMYLVLDDGKLVVAHAGIKEKYIGFYGKYVRQFVLYGDITGEKNPDGTPVRLDWAKDYKGKPIVVYGHTPVKEPRFLNNTVNIDTGCVFGGKLSALRYPEMKVYSVKSSMSYDESRFRDL, via the coding sequence TTGACAGCTTATGATGTTATCGGCGATGTTCACGGCTGCTATAAAGAGCTTACAGAATTAATAGATTTATTGGGCTATACATTAAAAGACGGTGTATGCTTCCATAAAGATGATCGAAAACTCGTGTTTTTAGGCGATATTACAGATAGAGGGCCTAATTCTGTAGATGTCATTGAGCTTGTATACAGGAATGTTAAAGCTAAAAAAGCCCTTTACACCCCTGGTAACCACTGCAACAAGCTTTACCGCTATCTTTTAGGACACAATGTGAAAATCATACACGGATTAGAGACGACTGTAGCGGAGCTAAATGGCTTAAGCGAGAAGCAAAAGAGAATTGTCGCTTCGCATTTTAAAGAGCTTTATGAAACGGCTCCAATGTACCTTGTTTTAGATGATGGCAAGCTTGTTGTAGCACATGCAGGAATTAAGGAAAAATACATAGGCTTTTACGGAAAATACGTAAGGCAATTTGTCTTATATGGAGATATAACAGGTGAAAAAAATCCAGATGGCACGCCAGTAAGGCTTGACTGGGCAAAGGACTATAAAGGCAAACCGATTGTCGTGTACGGCCATACGCCTGTGAAAGAGCCGAGGTTTTTAAATAATACGGTTAACATAGATACAGGGTGTGTATTCGGAGGGAAGCTTTCTGCTTTAAGGTATCCTGAAATGAAGGTATACAGCGTAAAATCTTCGATGTCTTACGATGAAAGCAGGTTTAGAGATCTTTAG
- a CDS encoding TVP38/TMEM64 family protein: MRQNKNKLFINSLLIGAFVFLFFWVLFRYGDYLTYLLKDPAKFENWILGFGAKGVLVFILIQVLQVVIFIIPGEVVQVAGGYLYGAVLGSLYSLIGITIGSVLCFAIARLLGYEFVRGMISEDKLKKFDYIINNKKGELGLFIVFLMPGLPKDALSYVAGLTPVKFVNYFLITALARLPGIVISSYIGSNIEHKNYVVSAVVSAIAVLLFVIGFLNKDKIIKKIN; the protein is encoded by the coding sequence ATGAGGCAAAACAAAAATAAACTTTTTATAAATAGTTTATTAATAGGTGCTTTTGTATTTTTGTTTTTTTGGGTACTATTTCGGTATGGTGATTACCTTACATACCTTTTAAAAGACCCTGCAAAGTTCGAGAATTGGATTTTGGGCTTCGGTGCAAAAGGCGTGTTGGTGTTTATACTTATACAGGTGCTGCAGGTTGTAATATTTATAATACCCGGCGAAGTGGTGCAGGTAGCTGGTGGATACCTTTATGGTGCTGTTTTAGGTTCTCTTTACTCTTTGATTGGCATAACCATTGGCTCTGTTTTGTGCTTTGCCATAGCAAGGCTTTTGGGATATGAGTTTGTGAGGGGTATGATATCAGAGGATAAGCTAAAAAAATTTGACTACATCATAAACAACAAAAAAGGAGAATTGGGACTTTTCATTGTGTTTTTGATGCCTGGCCTTCCAAAAGATGCTTTGTCTTATGTGGCAGGATTAACACCAGTTAAATTTGTAAACTATTTTCTCATAACGGCTTTAGCTCGGCTTCCTGGAATAGTTATTTCCTCATATATTGGTTCGAACATTGAGCATAAAAACTACGTGGTTTCTGCTGTTGTTTCAGCGATAGCGGTTCTTTTGTTTGTCATCGGATTTTTAAATAAAGACAAGATAATCAAAAAGATAAATTAA
- a CDS encoding amidohydrolase: MYLLKGGKVLTMAGKNYEKADVLIGDGKILDVGEEIIAPLDAEIIDVSGLTVMPGMIDAHCHLGMWENAVGFEGADGNEETDPITPQLRAIDGINPMDKYFQEAYEAGVTTAVTGPGSANVIGGQFVAIKTYGRRIDDMIVKEPVAVKVAFGENPKSVYNEQHKMPMTRMGIAALLRQELIKAQEYMEDMEKDPSDDEKKPARDLGLEALVKVLKREIPLKAHAHRADDIFTALRIAKEFNVDITLDHCTEGHLIADYLVEENAKVIVGPSLSERSKVELSNLTFKTPGILSKAGLDVAIMTDHPVIPLNYLPICAGLAVREGMDEMEALKAITINPAKIVGIDDRVGSIEKGKDADIAVFDGSPIEIKTKTKYVFVNGQLVFQS, translated from the coding sequence GTGTATCTTTTAAAAGGCGGCAAAGTATTGACTATGGCAGGGAAAAATTATGAAAAGGCTGATGTACTTATAGGCGATGGAAAGATATTAGATGTAGGTGAGGAAATAATAGCACCGCTTGATGCGGAAATCATAGATGTATCTGGTTTAACAGTTATGCCAGGCATGATAGATGCTCATTGTCACTTAGGCATGTGGGAGAATGCCGTAGGATTTGAAGGGGCAGATGGAAATGAGGAGACAGATCCTATTACACCACAGTTGAGGGCTATTGACGGCATAAACCCTATGGATAAGTATTTTCAAGAAGCGTACGAGGCAGGCGTGACTACGGCTGTTACAGGCCCTGGCAGTGCTAATGTCATAGGTGGACAATTTGTAGCCATCAAGACTTATGGTAGACGCATCGACGACATGATAGTAAAAGAACCTGTTGCAGTTAAAGTGGCTTTTGGAGAGAATCCGAAATCTGTTTACAATGAACAGCACAAGATGCCTATGACCAGAATGGGCATTGCTGCACTGCTTAGACAGGAGCTTATAAAGGCTCAAGAGTACATGGAGGACATGGAAAAAGATCCTTCTGATGATGAGAAAAAGCCGGCAAGAGATCTGGGCCTTGAGGCATTAGTTAAAGTATTAAAAAGAGAGATACCTTTGAAGGCGCATGCACATAGGGCAGATGACATCTTTACTGCTTTAAGGATAGCGAAGGAATTTAACGTTGATATAACACTTGATCACTGCACTGAAGGCCATCTTATAGCTGATTACCTTGTTGAGGAAAATGCAAAAGTCATCGTTGGTCCTTCACTTTCTGAAAGATCAAAAGTGGAGCTTTCGAATCTTACCTTTAAGACGCCAGGGATTTTATCAAAAGCAGGGTTGGATGTAGCCATCATGACAGACCATCCCGTCATTCCGCTTAATTACCTTCCGATTTGTGCAGGGCTTGCAGTAAGAGAAGGTATGGATGAGATGGAGGCATTAAAAGCTATTACTATAAATCCAGCTAAGATTGTCGGCATAGATGACAGGGTTGGCAGCATTGAAAAAGGGAAAGATGCAGATATAGCTGTATTTGATGGAAGTCCAATTGAGATAAAGACCAAAACAAAATATGTGTTCGTAAACGGACAATTGGTATTTCAATCATAA
- the argF gene encoding ornithine carbamoyltransferase: MGFNLKGRSLLSLKDYTPQEIRYLLDISKQVKAERKAGIVYQRFLGKTIALIFEKRSTRTRCAFETAFGEEGGHPVFLSTDDIQLGAKESIEDTARVLGRMFDAIEFRGYSQSTVEALVKYSGVPVYNGLTDEYHPTQVLADLMTIEEEFGHLKGTKLVFVGDGRNNMANTLAIGCAKMGMDYVINSPKELWPQEDYINEIREMAAENGGTFTLTDVPGEGLEGAHAIYTDVWASMGEESKQKEREMLLRPFQVNDELMKKTKRSDTIFLHCLPAVKGQEVTYEVIEGKQSRVWDEAENRKHTIKAVMIATIL, from the coding sequence ATGGGATTTAATTTAAAAGGCAGGAGTTTATTATCTTTAAAAGATTATACACCACAGGAGATAAGGTATCTTCTAGACATTTCAAAGCAGGTTAAAGCAGAAAGAAAGGCAGGAATAGTCTATCAAAGGTTTTTGGGAAAGACAATTGCACTGATATTTGAAAAGCGCTCAACAAGGACGAGATGTGCATTTGAGACAGCATTTGGCGAAGAAGGAGGACACCCTGTCTTCTTGTCGACAGATGATATTCAGCTTGGGGCGAAAGAATCTATAGAAGACACTGCAAGGGTTCTCGGCAGGATGTTTGATGCCATTGAATTTAGAGGATACAGCCAAAGCACTGTGGAAGCACTTGTAAAGTATTCTGGCGTCCCTGTATACAATGGACTTACAGACGAATACCATCCTACACAGGTTTTAGCTGATTTAATGACGATAGAAGAGGAGTTTGGACACTTAAAAGGCACAAAATTGGTGTTTGTCGGCGATGGAAGGAACAACATGGCAAACACGTTGGCTATTGGCTGTGCCAAAATGGGTATGGACTATGTGATTAATTCACCAAAAGAGCTTTGGCCTCAAGAGGACTACATAAATGAGATTAGAGAAATGGCTGCTGAAAATGGAGGGACATTTACTCTGACGGATGTGCCTGGTGAAGGCTTAGAAGGTGCACATGCAATTTACACAGATGTATGGGCATCTATGGGAGAAGAATCAAAACAAAAAGAGAGAGAAATGCTTTTAAGGCCATTCCAAGTGAACGATGAGCTTATGAAAAAGACAAAGAGGTCTGACACGATATTTTTGCACTGTTTGCCTGCTGTAAAAGGTCAGGAAGTTACATACGAAGTAATTGAAGGAAAGCAGTCGAGGGTGTGGGACGAGGCCGAAAACAGAAAGCATACAATTAAGGCTGTCATGATAGCGACGATTCTTTAA
- the arcC gene encoding carbamate kinase, protein MKGKVVIALGGNALQDKDMVPTAESQLNTVRKTASYIADIIKEGYSVIVTHGNGPQVGNIVIQNETASNIIPAMPFDVCGAESQGMIGYMIQQCLGEVFKEKNIQKDVATIVTQVVVDKDDAAFSHPTKPIGPFYSKEDAELLEKEKGYQMVEDSGRGYRRVVASPEPKEIVELNTIKLLERNGVVVITAGGGGIPVVRENGSLKGVAAVIDKDLASEKLAEDLDADILLILTAVEKAYINYKKPDEKPLDVISSYDIEKYLNEGHFAEGSMMPKVKAAIRFARSRKGRRAIITSLEKAHDALSGNTGTVVVDD, encoded by the coding sequence ATGAAAGGGAAAGTAGTAATTGCGCTTGGGGGAAATGCACTGCAAGACAAGGACATGGTGCCAACAGCCGAATCACAATTGAATACAGTTAGAAAGACGGCGTCGTATATTGCAGACATCATAAAAGAAGGCTATTCTGTCATTGTGACACATGGAAATGGGCCACAAGTAGGAAACATCGTAATACAGAATGAGACAGCGTCTAACATAATACCAGCCATGCCTTTTGATGTGTGCGGCGCGGAAAGTCAGGGAATGATAGGCTATATGATTCAGCAATGTTTAGGTGAGGTTTTCAAAGAGAAAAACATACAAAAGGATGTTGCAACAATCGTTACACAGGTTGTTGTAGATAAAGATGATGCTGCATTTTCACATCCTACAAAGCCAATAGGGCCGTTTTACTCTAAGGAAGATGCGGAGCTATTGGAAAAGGAAAAAGGGTATCAGATGGTAGAGGACAGCGGAAGAGGATATAGGAGAGTCGTAGCATCACCAGAGCCTAAAGAGATAGTTGAATTAAACACAATAAAGCTTTTGGAGAGAAACGGTGTCGTTGTAATAACGGCAGGTGGTGGAGGAATACCTGTAGTAAGGGAAAATGGCAGCTTAAAAGGTGTGGCGGCAGTGATAGATAAAGATTTGGCATCTGAAAAATTGGCAGAAGATTTAGATGCAGATATTTTATTGATTTTGACCGCTGTAGAAAAAGCGTACATCAACTACAAAAAGCCTGATGAAAAGCCTCTCGATGTAATTTCAAGCTATGATATAGAGAAATATTTAAACGAAGGTCATTTTGCAGAAGGTTCAATGATGCCGAAAGTCAAGGCTGCAATAAGGTTTGCCAGGTCAAGAAAGGGAAGGCGAGCCATAATTACGTCTTTAGAAAAAGCACATGATGCTTTATCAGGGAATACAGGCACTGTTGTGGTTGACGATTAA
- a CDS encoding ECF transporter S component, which produces MEHSKTKVIVTVGLLSAIAFVLMYLEFQLPLFPGFLKFDFSDIPPLLAAFALGPVYGIFVEIVKNVIHLPVSQSAGIGEVANFVVGSIYVFTVGIIYMRNKSKKSALFAMILGTIVMAVAGSVLNYYVFLPLYQKIMGWPLSAIVGMGKAVNSHIVDLKTLIAYGIFPFNILKGFVISLITFLIYKKLSPMLKM; this is translated from the coding sequence ATGGAACACAGCAAGACAAAAGTGATTGTGACTGTAGGGTTGCTTTCCGCAATAGCATTTGTACTGATGTACTTAGAATTTCAATTGCCACTATTTCCAGGCTTTTTAAAATTTGATTTTAGCGATATACCACCTCTTTTAGCAGCATTTGCGTTAGGGCCTGTATACGGCATATTTGTGGAGATAGTAAAGAATGTGATACATCTTCCAGTTAGTCAATCTGCAGGTATAGGAGAAGTGGCAAATTTCGTTGTAGGCTCTATTTACGTATTTACGGTTGGTATAATCTATATGAGAAACAAATCTAAAAAGTCGGCATTATTTGCCATGATTTTAGGAACTATTGTCATGGCTGTTGCGGGATCAGTATTAAACTACTATGTATTTTTGCCACTATACCAAAAGATAATGGGTTGGCCATTAAGTGCCATTGTTGGAATGGGAAAGGCGGTAAATAGCCATATAGTTGATTTGAAGACATTGATAGCGTACGGTATTTTCCCATTCAACATCTTGAAAGGCTTTGTAATATCACTAATTACATTCCTCATTTACAAGAAATTATCTCCAATGTTGAAGATGTAG
- the tsaE gene encoding tRNA (adenosine(37)-N6)-threonylcarbamoyltransferase complex ATPase subunit type 1 TsaE — MKVSFRTKSSDETEKIGFKLGGLLTRGSIVLISGDLGVGKTVLTKGIAKGMGIYDYVTSPTFMIVNEHMGEIPLYHFDVYRIDDYMELYDIGYEEYFYSDGVCVIEWPEKIMPLIPEENIFIHISMGDSFDERIIEIESHGAKYDEVIKEMK; from the coding sequence ATGAAAGTATCTTTTAGGACAAAAAGCTCTGATGAAACAGAAAAGATAGGGTTTAAGTTAGGTGGTTTACTAACAAGAGGAAGTATCGTACTTATATCTGGAGATTTAGGTGTAGGCAAGACAGTTTTGACAAAAGGCATTGCTAAAGGTATGGGTATATACGACTATGTCACAAGCCCTACATTTATGATTGTAAATGAGCATATGGGTGAAATTCCCCTTTACCATTTTGACGTGTACAGGATTGACGACTACATGGAATTGTACGATATAGGATATGAGGAGTATTTTTACAGCGACGGTGTTTGTGTCATCGAGTGGCCTGAAAAGATAATGCCTCTTATCCCGGAGGAAAATATATTTATACATATTTCCATGGGTGATTCTTTTGATGAGAGGATAATAGAGATAGAATCACATGGTGCAAAATACGATGAAGTGATTAAGGAGATGAAGTGA
- the tsaB gene encoding tRNA (adenosine(37)-N6)-threonylcarbamoyltransferase complex dimerization subunit type 1 TsaB: MKVLAIDSSSKTATVALVDESGLIGEFSINHLRHSVILMPMIDELLKMAETKKEEITHIAVCEGPGSFTGLRIGAATAKGLAQSLDVPIVGVSSLDALAYNIGEFKGIICPIIDALRGNVYTAFYKGGSEISRLKDVSLEELGVVIDIVKGYSEEVLFVGDGILPYKDTLKSALPDAIFASPINNISRASSVGMMALKKISNGEICTYLDFKPYYVRKPAPLENSK; encoded by the coding sequence ATGAAAGTACTTGCAATAGATTCATCGTCAAAGACAGCTACTGTTGCTTTAGTTGATGAAAGTGGCTTAATAGGTGAATTTTCCATAAATCATTTGAGACATTCTGTCATATTGATGCCGATGATTGATGAACTTTTAAAAATGGCAGAGACAAAAAAAGAGGAGATAACTCATATAGCTGTATGTGAAGGACCGGGATCTTTTACAGGATTAAGGATAGGTGCTGCTACTGCTAAGGGGTTGGCTCAATCTCTTGATGTGCCAATTGTTGGTGTATCATCCTTAGATGCCCTTGCCTATAACATAGGAGAATTTAAAGGAATTATCTGCCCTATAATTGACGCGTTAAGAGGAAACGTCTATACAGCTTTTTATAAAGGTGGTAGTGAGATAAGTAGGCTAAAAGATGTGTCGCTGGAAGAATTAGGTGTAGTTATAGACATAGTAAAGGGATACAGTGAGGAAGTTTTATTCGTCGGAGATGGTATTTTGCCATATAAAGACACATTAAAGAGTGCATTGCCTGATGCTATATTTGCATCACCGATTAACAACATATCAAGGGCGTCATCGGTTGGTATGATGGCACTTAAAAAAATATCAAATGGAGAGATATGCACATATCTTGATTTTAAACCGTATTATGTTAGAAAGCCTGCACCGTTGGAAAATTCTAAATGA
- the rimI gene encoding ribosomal protein S18-alanine N-acetyltransferase yields MDIKIRPMVKSDIDKVMEIEYLSFSVPWSFESFVMEVTKNSCAHYIVAEVDGQIAGYGGFWVVVDEGHITNIAVHPDFRGQGVGSAIVEGLIELAKNKGITSMTLEVRESNLVAQSLYKKYGFKPVGKRRGYYQDNNEDAVIMWKYDM; encoded by the coding sequence ATGGATATAAAGATTCGCCCTATGGTAAAAAGCGATATAGATAAAGTCATGGAAATTGAGTATTTAAGCTTTTCTGTGCCATGGTCTTTTGAATCATTTGTGATGGAAGTTACGAAAAATAGTTGTGCACATTATATTGTTGCTGAGGTAGACGGCCAGATAGCTGGATATGGTGGTTTTTGGGTGGTTGTTGATGAAGGACACATAACCAACATTGCAGTTCATCCGGACTTTCGAGGGCAAGGTGTAGGTTCTGCCATCGTTGAAGGTTTGATTGAACTTGCTAAAAATAAAGGCATAACGTCTATGACGCTGGAAGTGAGAGAATCTAACCTTGTAGCACAATCGCTTTATAAAAAATACGGGTTTAAACCTGTTGGCAAAAGAAGAGGGTACTATCAGGACAACAATGAAGATGCAGTGATAATGTGGAAATACGATATGTAA